GGGCGCAGGCCGGCCTTGACGTAGCGGAGGTAGAGGTCGGTGAAGCCGGCGTGGAGCAGGGCTCCGCCGGTGAGGAAGAGGACGACGGTCTGTGCCTGACGGTTCACAGCAGCACCGCCCCGACGAGGGCCGACACGAGGATCGCGAGGGCGAAGGTGACGGGGGCGAAGCGGAGCGCGAAGGCACGGCCGAAGGTGGCGGTCTGCATGGCGAAGAGTTTCAGGTCGATCATCGGGCCGACGACCAGGAAGGCCAGCCGGGAGGTCAGGGAGAACTGGGTCAGGGAGGCCGCGACGAACGCGTCCGCCTCCGAGCAGATCGACAGCAGTACGGCCAGGACGGCGAGGGCGAGGATCGCGATCGCCGGGTTGTCCGCGGCGGCGTTCAGCCAGCTCGCCGGGACGACGGCCTTGAGCGTGGCCGCCGCCATCGCGCCGACGACCAGGAATCCGCCCGCGTGCATCACGTCGTGTCGCACCGAGCCCCAGAAGGCCGCGCCCCTGCCCCGGCCCTCGTAGGACGGCCGCTCCGGAGGGCGCATCCACTCGCCGCGGCCGAGCCCTTGCCACAGCCAGCCCATCGCGCAGGCCACCAGCAGGCTCGCCACCAACCTGGCCAGCACCATCTCGGGGTTCCCCGGGAAGGCCACGGCGGTCGCGGTCAGCACGATCGGGTTGATCGCGGGGGCGGAGAGAAGGAAGGCGAGCGCCGCCGCGGGCGTCACACCCCGGCGTACGAGGGCGCCCGCGACCGGCACCGAGGCGCACTCGCAGCCCGGCAGCACCACACCGGCCACGCCCGCCGCCGGTACCGCGAGGGCGGGCCGCTTCGGCAGCGCGCGGACGAAGAACGACGCGGGCACGAACACCGCGATCGCCGCCGACAACAGCACCCCGATGACCAGGAACGGCAGGGCCTGCACGACCACCGCGACGAACACGGTCATCCAGCTCTGGGTCACGGGCGCGGACAGCAGGCCCCGCAGCGGGCCCTGCGCCACCACCGCGAGGACCAGCAGCATGGTGAGCAGGAGGGGTGGGTCGAGATGCCGACCTCGGCGGGGGACTTCTTCCTTGGTTGTGGCCACGGGGGACGGTACCTCCGTAGGGAACGGCTGCGCTGAGCGGGCCTGTTCGACCCTTTCCTCCCATACGGCGCCCGGCCCGGGGTTGCTCACGGCCCCCGGAACCCTTTTTTAGTAATGGGATCCATTTTCATGTAGCGTTCCGGTCCATCACCCTGTGGAGGAGGACCCCATGGCCGTACCCAAGCGGAAGATGTCCCGCAGCAACACCCGGCACCGTCGCGCCCAGTGGAAGGCGAGCACGCCCCAGCTGGTGCCGTTCACGGTCGACGGCACCACGCACCTCGTACCGCAGCGGCTGCTGAAGGCGTACGAGCGCGGGCTGATCCACCCCGAGGGCTGAGGAGGGGGACAGGGAGCGCGACCATGACGAACCGACGGCTGCCCGTCACCGTCCTGTCCGGGTTCCTCGGCGCGGGCAAGACCACCCTGCTCAACCATGTGCTCGGCAACCGCGAGGGGCTCCGCGTCGCGGTCATCGTCAACGACATGAGCGAGGTCAACATCGACGCCGCGCTCGTGCGCGGGGGCGAGGCGGCGCTGTCCCGCACCGAGGAGCGGCTCGTCGAGATGACCAACGGGTGCATCTGCTGCACCCTGCGCGACGATCTGCTGGAGGAGGTCGACCGCCTCGCGCGGGAGGGGCGTTTCGACTACCTGCTGATCGAGAGCTCCGGGATCTCGGAGCCGATGCCCGTCGCCGCGACCTTCGCCTTCGCGCGCGACGACGGGGCCACGCTCGGCGATCTCGCCCGCCTCGACACCATGGTGACGGTCGTCGACGCGGTGAACTTCCTGCCGGAGCTCGCGGGCGGGGACGAGCTGGTCGCGCGAGGGCTCGACCAGTACGAGGACGACGAGCGCACCGTGAGCGATCTGCTGATGGACCAGGTGGAGTTCGCCGACGTGATCGTGCTGAACAAGCTCGACCTCGTGGACACGGCGACCGCCGAACGGCTCGCGGCGACCCTGGCACGGCTCAATCCCGCGGCGCGGATCGTGCCGGTCAGCCATGGGCGGGTCCGGGTCGAGGACGTGCTCGGCACGGAGGCGTTCGATCTCGAACGGGCCCAGCAGGCACCGGGGTGGGTGCGGGAGCTGAACGGGGAGCACGTGCCGGAGACCGAGGAGTACGGCATCTCGTCGACCGTGTTCCGCTCCGAACGGCCCTTCCATCCCGGGCGGTTGTGGGACTTCGTGACCGAGGGCCTCGACAGTGGTGCCTTCGGGCAGGTGTTGCGGTCCAAGGGGTTCTTCACGCTCGCCGGGAGGCCGGGGGTCATCGGGCTGTGGTCCCAGGCCGGGTCGGTGGCGCGCTTCGAACCGACCGCCGCGCAGGACGAAGAGGCCCCGTTCGCACAGGAGTTGGTGTTCATCGGGACGGGGTTGCGGGAAGACGCGCTGCGGGCGGCTCTGGCCGGATGTCTGGTGACGGAGGACGAGGTTCTGCGTGAGGTGGCCCTCGACGATCCGTTCCCGGCGTGGGATGTGCACGGGGTCGTCTGCGGGTGAGTGGGGGGTGAGTTGCGGGTGAGTGGGGGATGAGTGGGATCTCGCGCGGTTCCCCGCGCCCCTGGGAAGCAGGGGCCGCGCCCCGCGCTTCCCAGGGACGCGCGACCGTGGTCTTCCCGGCCCGCAGGGACTGGGCCCTCAGGGACTGGGCCCTCAGGGACTGGGCCCGCAGGGGCTGAACCCTCAGAGACTGGACCCTCAGCTACGCTCCCGCCCCCGCCCGCCTCCCCAGCAGCTCCGCCAGCCCCCGTCTCGTCGCCGCCAGCACCACACGGTCCTCGGCCCGGAGGACGTACGTGGGCGGCAGGTCCCAGATCAGCCCCGAACCCGGCGGCGGCCCGGCGGGCCGCTCCGGACCCGGCTCCCCGGACGCCGCCGTGTCGAGGGCCAGCACTCGCCACGCCCCCGCCTGGAACGCCTCGGCGACGGTCCGGCCCTCCAGGCGCCGGTGACCGCGGACTTCGACGGCGGCGAAGAGGAGCACCCGGCGCTCGACGGGGATCGCGCCCAGGATCTGGCGCCCCATCATCGCGCCGGCGAACGCGGGCGCGGCGAGGTGGGTGACGCTGCGGCTGCGCGTCAGGGCGCCCGGGTGGGCGGCGCGGAGGGTGCGGTAGACGGCGGTGGCGAAGTCGTCGTCGTAGAGGCGCAGGACGACGCGCAGGTCGGGGCGTAACGAACGGGCGTACAGGCCGGCTTCGAGGTTCGTCGTGTCGGAACTGGTGACGGCGAGCAGGGCGTGGGCGCGGTGGATCTTGGCGGCCTCCAGGACGCCCTCCTGGGTCACGTCGCCCAGGATGACCGGCACCCGCAGCCGACGGGCCTCGGCGAGGCCGCGCGCCTCGGGGTCCTCCTCGACACAGACGACCGGGATGTGGAGGTCCCGCAGGCGGGCGAGCACGCGGGTGCCGATCTTGCCGAGGCCGAGGAGGACGACGTGTCCGGACAGACCGCGCGGCGGCTTGCGCAGGGCGGTCCCGCTGCGGAACGTGCCGAGCGCCTCCAGGACGGCGGCCAGGAGCACGGGCAGGAGGAGTAAACCCATGAGGCCGGAGAGAAGTTGGAGGATCTGCCGGGAGTCGCTCTGGTCGGTCGCGGGGTCGGCGATTCCGAAGAGGTCGAGGAGGGTCGCGTACGTCGCCTGGAGCGGATGCTCCCCGGTGATCACCATCTGCGCGACGGCGAGGGCGAACACGCACCCGATCATCCCCGCGAGGGACCACCGCAGCCGCCGCGAGAGCAGCGAGCCGAAGGCCCCGAGCGGACCGCCGCCGGACCGGCCGGGCGGCAGCGCGGTTCCCGTGTAGCGCACGGTGTCGAGGACGACGGTGCCGCGCCCGGTGGCCGCCGCCACCGCCCTTTCGTCGGGCAGGAGTTGGGGACCGCGTTCCCCGCTGCCCTCGGAACCCTCGGTTCCGGCGGGGTCGTTGGTGGTGGCCGACAGCAGCGCGAGGGTGCAGAGGCCTCCCGGCCCCTGACCTCCCGGGCTCTGGCCGCCCGCCCCCTGGCTCGCCCGGCCCGGCGGGCGTTCCACGGCCCTGAGCATCAGTCCGTCCGTCTGGACGACCTTGCTGGTTCCGGCCACGGCGGTCGCGGCCAGTGCGGGCGCGGCCGTGTCGGCGTCGGACAGGACCGTCGTCGAGGCGCCGAAACCGTCGACTCCGTCGGCGGTGCCGCCGGTCGCCAACGCCGATGCCTGGTCGAGCAGTTCCTCGATGTGCTGGCCCAACCGACGGTTGTAGAGCCGCAGGACGAGCCGCAGACGCGGGTTGAGGCGGCGGGCGGTGAGGGCCGCACGGATGTTGGTCTCGTCGTCGTCGTACACCAGGGCCAGCGCGGCGGCCCGCTCGACCCCGGCCTCGGCGAGCACCGCCTCGGTGGCCTCCCCCGCCTCCAGGACCCGCTCACCGCCGTCCCGGGGGCTGTTCCTGCCCTCGCCCCGGTCGCCCCGTTCCCTCCGGTCGCCTCGCTCGCCGGCCGCGCGGCCGGTCCCCTCTCCGGTCCCGGCGCTCCGGTCACCGGTGGTCGGATCGCCGTTGCCCGCCGCCCTGTTGACGACCGCCGTCACCCGGTCGAGGAGCGCGGCGGCGGTGCGGGCGCGTCCGACGACCGGCCGCCGCGCGATCCGCGCGGTGGGCGGCACGACGAGGGTCACCTGCTCCCGGTACACGGTCCGCAGTTCGGCGGCGAGCCGGTGCGCCAGTCCGTCGTCCCCGCAGACGACCATGTGCGCGCCCGGGTCCGCCGGACCAGACTGTCGGCCCGGACCGGTACGGCTGTTGTGCTGCGAAGGGCTCCCCACGAGGCAGAAGACTGCCGCATACGGGCGGCCGGTTCCTCAGTGATCCGGATCACAGTTGCCGGTGTGAGTGCGACGGCGGGTGGAAATCCGTACTCAAGAGGGACGGGGTGACGGCGGTGTCCGAATGCGAGGATGGGGCGCCATGACCGCAGGGTGGGGTACGCGCACGACACGCGCCGCGATGTTCGCGGCCGTCTGTGTGCTGCTCGCCGCCCTGGGCCACGTGATGATGTCCGGTGGTCATGTCCCCTGGTGGGCCCTGGCGGTCGGGGCCGCCGCGACCGGTGCGGCCGGCTGGTGCCTGGCCGGACGTGAGCGCGGCCTCCCGCTGATCACTTCCGTGGTGGTCGCCGCGCAGACGGCCCTCCACGGGGGCTTCGAGCTGGCACAGCCGTCGGGCTCCGCGGGCGCGGGCGCCATGGACGGGGCTGCGAACGGCGCTGCGAACAGCACTGCGAACGGCGCCATGGACATGGGCTCCGCCCACATGAATCACACCGTCCACATGGGCCCGACCGGTCACATGGACCATGTGGACCCCACCGGTTACCTCCTGGACGGCGCGTACGCGTCCTCGTCCGGCATGTTCGCCGCGCATCTGCTGGCCGCGCTGCTGTGCGGTCTGTGGCTGGCGCACGGCGAGCGCGCCGCCTTCACACTGCTGCGGGCGGTGGCCGGCTGGCTGGCCGCACCGCTGCGGCTGTCGCTCGCGCTGCCGGTCGCGGCGGAGCGGCCGCGCCCCCGGGTACGGCGCGGCCGTACGGACCGCTCACCGCGTCGGCTCCTTCTCGTCCATGCGATCACCTCTCGGGGTCCGCCCGCCGGGACCGCTGTCAGCTGACGACAGCCGGTGACCCGGGGCAGCCACCACGGCTCGCTCCCCGGGCTTCGGCCGTACGCCGCCCACACCGCGTGCCGTACGGCCGGCTTCCCTCCCAACCGGACCACCGGACCACCGGACCACCGGACCACCGGACGCGTTCCCACGCGCCACGCACGTCCGCACGCACGCACCTGCCCTCCTGCCTGCCCGCCCCCGCCCTCCGGGCGCCTCCAAGCAGGGCGGCCGTAGGCAGGGCGGCCGTGCGGAGCGTGGCTGTGCGGCCATGTGGCTCTCACGTGCCCGTGTCGGCGGATGGCCCCGGTCCCGGACGACCCGAGAAGGACATCAGGTGATCACCCTTACTCCCCCGCCCGCGTCGATCCCGCGAGCCTCCCGGTCCACGACCGACGAGTCCATAACCGCCTGGGCGCTCGCCGCGCGCGGTGGGGACCCGGAGGCCGTCGAACGGTTCGTCGGCGCACTCCACCACGACGTCCAGCGGTTCGTCGCCCACCTCTGCGCGGACCCGCAGGCGGTGGACGACCTCGCGCAGGACACGTTCCTGCGGGCGCTCGGCAGCCTGCACCGGTTCGAGGGCCGCTGCTCCGCCCGTACGTGGCTGCTGTCCATCGCCCGCCGAGCGGTGACCGACAGTTTCCGGTACGCGGCGGCCCGGCCCCGGCTGTCCGACGTACCGGACTGGCGGCTGGCCGTCGAGCACGCCCAGCCGCGCGGACTGCCCGGCTTCGACGACGGCATCGCGCTGGCCGATCTGCTGGGCGCGCTGCCCGAGGAACGGCGCGAGGCGTTCGTCCTCACGCAGATGCTGGGCCTCTCCTACGAGGACGCGGCGGAACTGACCGGATGCCCCGTCGGGACGGTGCGGTCGCGGGTGGCACGGGCACGGACCACACTCGTGCGCTTGCTGGCGGCGGCGGAGGGGGCGCGGGAGGAGGAGGGCGCGCTGGTGGCGGCCTGAGGCGTCCGAGACCGGCGGTCGGCGGTCGGCTGCCGGCGGTCGGCGGTCGGCGGTCGGCTGCCGGCGGTCGGCTGCCGACGGTCGGCAGCCGGCTGCCTGCTGCCGGCTGCCGACTGCCGGCTGCCGGCTGCCGGGCATGGACGGCCCCCGCGTGCCGTTCACGGGTGGCTTTCCACGCCCGGCCCGGCGGTCACGGCCGTCTGCCACGAGTGGCAGAGGGGGACGTAGCCGAGGTCGCGGCGCCCCGCGGAGTGCTCCCCCCGACCGCCGATCTCCAGGGACTACGCGGGTGACGACCGCTGGGCGCGCTCCCTCAGATGGCGTTCCGCGAAGTCGAGTTCCAGGCGGAGTTGTTTGATGCGTTCGTCGACGACCAGGGAGCCGTGACCGGCGTCGTAGCGGTACACCTCGTGGACGGCGCCCCGGCCGGCCAGACGGTCGACGTAGTTGTCGATCTGGTGGATGGGGCAGCGGGGGTCGTTGACGCCGGCGGAGATGTAGACAGGGGCTTTCACCGCGTCGACGTAGGTCAGGGGCGACGAGGCCTCGAAGCGCTCGGGGACCTCCTCCGGCGTGCCGCCGAGGAGCGTGCGGTCCATGGCCTTCAGCGCCTCCATCTCGTCGTGGTACGCGGTGACGTAGTCCGCGACGGGAACGGCGGCGATGCCGAGCGCCCAGACGTCCGGCTCGACGCCGAGACCGAGGAGGGTGAGGTAGCCGCCCCAGGAGCCGCCCGTGAGGATGAGGCGGTCGGGATCCGCGAAGCCGGAACCCACCGCCCACTCCCGGACCGCCGCGATGTCCTCCAGCTCGATCAGACCGACCCGGTGCTTGAGGGCGTCGGTCCAGGCACGGCCGTAACCGGTGGAGCCGCGGTAGTTGACGCGGATCACGGCGTACCCGTGGTCCAGCCAGGCGGCCGGCCCGGCGGCGAAGGAGTCGCTGTCGTGCCAGGTCGGGCCGCCGTGGATGTCGAAGACCGTGGGGTACGGGCCGGACACGCCCGCCGGGCGCTGGACGAGGGCGTGCACACGGCCGCCGGGGCTGTCCACCCAGACGTCCTCCACCGCCACCGAGCCGGGCGATTTCATGCCCGGCGGGTCCAGCACGACCTCGCCCGTCGTGGAGCGCACGACCGGCGGTTCCGCGGCCGAGGACCACAGGTACTCGACGCTGCCGTCGGGGCGGGTCGTGGCTCCCGACACGGTGCCCCTCGGGGTCTCCACGCGGTCCAGGGCGCGGGTCGCCAGGTCGTAGCGGTACAGCCCGCTGCGGGCCTCGAAGCTGTGGGCGACCAGCAGCGCGGAGCCGTCCGGATACCACTCGGCGCTCAGGTCGCCCTCCAGCCGGTCGGCCAGTCCGAGGTCGGTCTCCTCGCCGGAGACGGCGTCCCAGAGGAGCGGCTCCCAACGTCCGCCCCGCTGGTGGCCGATGAGCAGCCGGGTGTCGCCGTCGACAGGTGCGAAACCCAACACGTCCAGGCCCAGCTCGACCGTGCCGCCCTTGGTGTCGTCGAGCTCGGCGACCGTCGTGCCGTCCGGCCGGACCACGCGCACGGCCGCGTGCATCGCGTCGCCGTGCTCGGTGTGCTCGATCGCGATCAGCGAGCCGTCGTGGGAGAGGTCGCCGACTCCGGCCGACTCACGGTGGCGGTAGATCTCGACGGGGGCCTCGCCCTGCCGGGACACATGGATCGTGGAGCCGTCCTCGTCGGTGGAGCGGCCGACGACCGCCGTACGGCCGTCACGGCCGAGGGCCAGGCCCGCCGGGTAGGACGGTTCCAGGCCCGGGGCGCCCTCCTCGTCCGGGCCGCCGTGGAAGGGCTGGCGCCGCCAGACGCCGAACTCGTCCCCGTCCTTGTCGTCGAACCACCAGATCCACTCGCCGTCCGGCGAGAGCACACCGTCCGTGGTGCCGTTGGCCCGGTTCGTGACCTGGCGCTGCTCGCCGGTGGCGCGGTCCCACGCGTACAGCTCGTACGTGCCCGTGGCGTTGGAGACGAACAGCGAGCGGTGCGGCGCGTCCTCCGCCCAGTCCGGCAGGGACACCCTCGGTGCCCGGAACCTCTTCTCCCAGTCGGGCATAAACCCGCTCTGCTGCTGCGGGGTGGACCCGTTGCTCTCAGTCATGGCCCCATATTGCCCGGCCCGCACGACAAAGTGCCGACGAGGTCCCCAGCCTGTGGATAACTTCGGCCGTCGCGGGCCGGCGGCCGGGCCGATTGTCAGTGGCCGGGTGCAGACTCGCCGCATGACCTCGACGACACCAGGGACAGAACCGAGCACGACTCCCACGACCGATCTCCGCGGCACCGATCTCCGCAGCGCTGATCTCCGCAGCGCTGATCTCCGCGACACCGATCTCCGCAGCACCGTCGAGCGTTTCTGGGCCACCGCCGAGGAGCGGGACTGGACGGCGTTCGCCGAGACGCTGGCCGAGGACGTCGTGTACGAACTGCCGCAGACGAGGGAGCGGATCCGCGGCCGGGAGCGGTATGTGGAGTTCAACCGGGAGTACCCGGGCGACTGGCACGCCCGGGTGGAGCGGATCGTCGCCGAGCCGGGACAGCGGGAGCAGGCGGTGAGCCGGACGCATGTCACGGTCGGGTCGGAGGAGATGTACGCGATCACCTTCTTCACGGGGGACGAGGACGGCCGGATAGTCGCGATCACGGACTTCTGGCCCGAGCCGTACGAGCCGCCTGCCGGGCGTGAGCACCTCGTCGAGCGGTACTGAGGGGGCGACCCCGGAGCCGGGGACCCCGCGCGGGCACCGTACGGTGGAAGGCGTGTACCGGTTCCTGCTGACGCCCCGATGGTGGGGGATCAACGTCTTCGTGCTGCTCGCCATCCCGTTCTGCGTGTTCATGGGTTCGTGGCAGCTGAGCCGGTTCGAGGACCGGATGCAGGACCATCGCGCGGCGACCGAGCGGATCGACCCGGCGGACCGGGCCCCGGCGCGCCCACTGGACCGGCTGCTGCCGGTGGACAAGGAGACCTCGGGCGAACTGGCCACCGTGAGCGGGCGGTACGGCGAGCAACTCCTCGTGCCCGACCGTGAGGTGGACGGCAGGACCGGCTTCTACGTGCTGACGCTGCTGCGCACCGACGAGGGCAAGGCCCTGCCGGTCGTACGGGGCTGGCTGCCCGGCACCGCGGACGCCGACCGCGCCCCGGCGGCTCCCTCCGGCGAGGTCACCGTCACCGGCTCGCTGCAGGCATCCGAGACTCCGGGGTCGAACGGCGTGCCCGTCCAGGGCGGGCTGCCGGCCGGGCAGACCTCGGCGATCAGCGCGGCGACGCTGGTGAACCTCGTGCCGGACGACCTGTACGACGCCTGGATCACCCTGGACAAGGGCGACTCGGGCATGAAGGCCGTCCCCGCGACCGCGCCGCAGAACACCGGGCTCGACCTCAAGGCCTTCCAGAACCTCGGCTACACCGGCGAGTGGTTCGTCTTCGCCGGCTTCGTCGTCTTCATGTGGTTCCGCCTGCTCCGCCGCGAGGTCGAGTTCATCCGCGACGCGGAACTGGGGCTGCTGCCCGACACCGTCGAACCGGACCGAGACGGCTCCGGCACTGCGGCACGGGGCGGCGACGAGCCCGACGGCGGCGACCGCGCCACCGAGAGCCGCTCCCGCGAAGCCGAGCCGGCCCCGTAGGACGGAGGACGCAAGCCGACCCCGTAGGACGGAGGACCGGCGGGACTCGCGGCAGGACGTGGGACGGCGGCACTCGCGCGACCGCGGGGGAACCGCTGACCGCGGCTCCCGTCAGGTGGCCGCCAGCAGGCCCGTCCGGTAGACCACGCCCGCGCAGGCGTTGGTGATGGCTGTCGAGAAGCCGGCGACGCCGCCCTCGGCGGTGTGGGAGACGAGGACACTGCCGTCGACGACGCCGTCCTCGGTGACGAGCTGGGTGGAGACGGAGTTGGAGCCGTCGGTGGTGGTGCCGGGGGTCGCCTCCCCCGTGGGTGTCGGGTCCGCTGACGGATCCGTACCGCCGGTGCCGCCGCCGGTCGTCCCGCCGGTGGTCTGGCAGGGCTCGGACGGCACCCAGGCGAACCGCACCTCGTAGGCCGCTCCGGGCGCCAGCACCAGCTGTGTCAGGGACAGCGCCGGGTCGGGCAGTCCGGCCGCCGCGTCACCGGCGACATGGGTCGCCACGGTGATCTTCGACCCGTCCGCGGCACCCTGCGGGGTGGCACTCACCGCTCCCGCGCCGGTGACCGTACAGCTCGTGCCGGAGATGTTGGAGACGCGGAACGAGCCGTAGACGGCTCCGCCGGAGTCCGGTGCGCCCACGCTCCCGCCACCGCCGAGCTGATCCGCCGTGCACAACGTGGAGGGAGCGGCCGTCGGGGTCGCCTGGGTGCCGCCCGTGGAGCCGGTGCTCTGGCCCTTGCCCGTGTCGCCCTTGTGCTTGTCCTTGTTCTTGTCGGACCCCTTGGACCCGCCGGAGGAGCCCCCCGGCGAACCGTTCCCGCCGGTCTGGCCCTTGGACTGGCCCTCGGTCTCCGGCTTGTGCGAGCCGTTGCCCATGATGGAGGGGTTGACGTCGGAGCCGGTGGAGTTGGAGACGTGCACGAGGGCCGGGATCGCCGTGCCGATGAAGAGCGCGGCGGCGGCCATGCCGACGACGGCCTGGCGCTTGCGGGTCCGCCGCGCCGGTACCGCTCGCCGCAGGTGCTCCAGGGTGCCGTCCCTGGGCTCGATCTCCGACACCGCCTGGTGCAGCAGATTGCGCAGCACCAGCTCGTCGGGCTCGAACCCGCCGATGCCCTTCGCCCCGGAGCCGTTCAACCCGGAGCCGTTCAGCCCGGAGCCGGCGGCCGCGGAGCCCTTCAGTGCCGAGCCCTTCAGTGCCGAGCCGTTCGGTGCCGAGGAACTCGTGCCCGCGTCGTCCGCGGCCGCGTCGTCCGTACCCGGGTCGGCCGAATTCAGGCCGGCGGACCGCGAGTCGTCCTCACGCGAGTCGTGCGGAGCGTGGCCTTCGAGATCCTGGCCCTCGGGGTGGGGGCCTTGTTCTTCGGGGCCGTGATTCACAGTTCCGTTCCCAGCGTGCGATTGCGTTTCTTCGTGCTCCTCGAGCCCGCGCCCCCCGACGCGCTCGTTCCGCCCGCGCTGCTCCGCGCGTTCGTTCCCGCGCTGCTCCGCGCGTTCGTCCTCGTCCCGGCGCCCCCAGGAGGCGCGCCTCCGGGCACCGAGCTCGTCCCGACCGTCGTGCCTGTCGGGACCGTCGTGCCTGTCGGGACCGTCGTGCCTGTCGGGACCGTCGTGCCTGTCGGGACCGTCGTGCTTGCCGTGCGTGCTCATGCGGGCGCCTCCATGGCGACGCGCAGTGCCGCGATGCCCCGCGAGCCGTACGCCTTCACCGAACCCAGCGATATGCCGAGCGTCTCAGCGACCTGGGCCTCGGTCATGTCGGCGAAGTAGCGCAGCACGAGGACCTCGCGCTGCCGCCGCTGGAGCCCCTTCATCGCCTTGATGAGGGAGTCACGCTCCAGCTGGTCGTAGGCGCCCTCCTCCGCGCTCGCCATGTCGGGCATCGGCTTCGACAGCAGCTTCAGGCCGAGGATGCGGCGGCGCAGGGCGGAGCGCGAGAGGTTCACGACCGTCTGGCGCAGATAGGCGAGCGTCTTCTCCGGGTCGCGAACTCGCTTGCGCGCCGAGTGCACGCGGATGAACGCCTCCTGGACGACGTCCTCGCAGGAGGCGGTGTCGTCGAGGAGGAGCGCCGCGAGGCCCAGCAGCGACCGGTAGTGCGCGCGGTAGGTCTCGGTCAGGTGGTCGACCGTCGTACCGGAGGCCGGCACCGTCGACGTGTCGTCCGCGCCGTCGCGCTGGCTGGGTATGCGGGTCGGCCGCGCCGCGGGCATCGGCGCGATCACCGGCATGCCGCCGGCCGAACCGGGCACGCGGGGACGGCGGGGTGGACGAAGGGCGGTGCCCCTCGTCTGTACCGCGGTGAAATCGAGAACCTCTGCCACGCCTGTTGGACCCGCATCCCCCCGTCGGGGTTGTACGGAACAGGCATCACTTTTGCGTCAGACCGCACATGTGTCCGTACGGCATGTGCGCTGTTCGGTACGGCGGTCCTGTCCCCCGGCACGCAGCGCGCAGCCATCGGTACGACCCACCGAACACCGGACAGCGCGTCGAACGCCCTCATGCGTACCAGCTCTTCCCCTATGCCCCAAGTGTTGGCGCCCAGCCCCGCCGAAGGGCGCCCAGTAAAGACGCTCCCCGTCCGCCGCGCGGTTGCGGCGGACGGGGAGGAAAATCCTCGATCACCGGGAGGCCTGAATCAACCCGGAAATCCGGCGACGGTCCGGCCGGAAATCCTCCGCCCGTGGCACCGCCGACTCGAAGAACTTACACGCCACCACCGACAGGGGCCGACGCCGCGGTCCGGGAGGCCTGTAGGGCGGCGGGTGCGGGCTCGTCGGCGGGACCGGATCGCTGGGGGCTCCTCGCTCGGCTCCCCGCGCCCCGGAAGAGCAGGGGCCCCGCCCCACGCCGTGCGAGCCCGCGGGCCTGGTCTTTCAGGGGCGAGGGGAGCCGCGCGAGCAACCACGAACGCCCGGCGGTCGCCCGAGAACCGTCACCCCCCGAGCGACCAGGCGCCCCGGGCACCCCAGGCGCATAAGGCATCTCAGGCGCATCAGGCACCCCAGCTACCCCAGCCACCCCAGGCCCCAGGCGCCTTAGGCCCCCCTGACCACCAACTCCGCCACCTGGACGGCGTTCAGGGCGGAGCCCTTGCGCAGGTTGTCGCCGCAGACGAAGAGTTCCAGGGCCGTCGGATCGTCGAGGGCCCGGCGCAGGCGCCCCACCCAGGTGGGGTCGGTGCCGACCACGTCGGCCGGCGTCGGGAACTCCCCCGCGCCCGGATCGTCGAAGAGGACG
The DNA window shown above is from Streptomyces akebiae and carries:
- a CDS encoding nuclear transport factor 2 family protein, with the protein product MTSTTPGTEPSTTPTTDLRGTDLRSADLRSADLRDTDLRSTVERFWATAEERDWTAFAETLAEDVVYELPQTRERIRGRERYVEFNREYPGDWHARVERIVAEPGQREQAVSRTHVTVGSEEMYAITFFTGDEDGRIVAITDFWPEPYEPPAGREHLVERY
- a CDS encoding SURF1 family protein, whose translation is MYRFLLTPRWWGINVFVLLAIPFCVFMGSWQLSRFEDRMQDHRAATERIDPADRAPARPLDRLLPVDKETSGELATVSGRYGEQLLVPDREVDGRTGFYVLTLLRTDEGKALPVVRGWLPGTADADRAPAAPSGEVTVTGSLQASETPGSNGVPVQGGLPAGQTSAISAATLVNLVPDDLYDAWITLDKGDSGMKAVPATAPQNTGLDLKAFQNLGYTGEWFVFAGFVVFMWFRLLRREVEFIRDAELGLLPDTVEPDRDGSGTAARGGDEPDGGDRATESRSREAEPAP
- a CDS encoding SigE family RNA polymerase sigma factor; this encodes MAEVLDFTAVQTRGTALRPPRRPRVPGSAGGMPVIAPMPAARPTRIPSQRDGADDTSTVPASGTTVDHLTETYRAHYRSLLGLAALLLDDTASCEDVVQEAFIRVHSARKRVRDPEKTLAYLRQTVVNLSRSALRRRILGLKLLSKPMPDMASAEEGAYDQLERDSLIKAMKGLQRRQREVLVLRYFADMTEAQVAETLGISLGSVKAYGSRGIAALRVAMEAPA